Proteins from one Malania oleifera isolate guangnan ecotype guangnan chromosome 4, ASM2987363v1, whole genome shotgun sequence genomic window:
- the LOC131153910 gene encoding glycine-rich RNA-binding protein RZ1A-like translates to MVRSAKAAKFLHLVQGQMTVSQYAARFVELSRFALHLAPDEKKKARKFEEGMRQNFFEQRNVAVQSQRKRPAPQGFQDGSSRGPWRGGHARGDQRQMARPHGNQGGQTYPICQTCGRHHLGECRAGRGVCYRCGRPGHVMRDCPGQQDQVPVPRPH, encoded by the exons ATGgttcggagtgcgaaggcagctAAGTTCCTGCATTTGGTACAGGGACAGATGACTGTATCTCAGTACGCAgctcggtttgtcgagttgtcgcgttttgcatTGCATTTAGCACCTGATGAAAaaaagaaggcgaggaagtttgaagaagggaTGAGACAGAATttttttgagcag aggaaTGTGGCAgttcagagtcagaggaagaggcctgcgcctcaaggTTTCCAGGATGGCTCCAgtaggggcccatggagaggaggtcatgcTAGGGGTGACCAGAGGCAGATGGCGAGACCTCATGGGAACCAAGGTGGGCAGACTTACCCAATTtgtcagacatgtgggagacatcatttgggagagtgccgGGCAGGGAGAGgcgtatgttatcgttgtgggaggccAGGTCACGTGATGCGTGATTGCCCAGGTCAGCAAGATCAGGTCCCAGTACCCAGGCCTCATTAG